In one window of Prevotella sp. E13-17 DNA:
- a CDS encoding long-chain fatty acid--CoA ligase — protein sequence MQICSHLSVLVHDVAAKYGDREALIYKNFGGKTWKSCSWNQFSDVVKQVSNAMLSLGVGVQENIGVFSQNSVQYLFTDFGAWGIRAVTIPFYATSSEQQIQFMINDAKIRYIFVGEKEQYEKTRRVFGTCKTLERIIVFDPSVELPENDSTVMSFTDFLRMGEGLPHQTAVEQLQREATMDDIANILYTSGTTGNSKGVILTMGQYHAAMLANHKCVPVTDADRVLNFLPFTHIFEKGWKILCITVGARLIVNTYPQEVQKSMRETHPTCMSSVPRFWEKVYQGVQEKIESSGAVQRTLFKHALAIGKKHNITYLAAGKQPPLALRLEYEMLNKTVFSLVRKELGLENAHFFPTAGAAVSAHVEEFVHSIGLNMVVGYGLTESLATVTCDHLGKPFHVGSVGHPIDGIDIKISSEGEILLKGPTITRGYYNRDDITRESFTEDGYFRTGDSGYIQDGELFLKDRIKDLFKTSNGKYIAPQMIESKLLVDKYIDQIAIIADQRKFVSALIIPEYKLLEDYAREHNIIFKDREDLCRNQQIYQMLMERIDTLQQQLAHYEQVKRFTLLPHGFSMERGELTNTLKIKRRVLNENYKKEIDAMYAE from the coding sequence ATGCAGATTTGTAGTCATTTATCTGTTCTGGTGCACGATGTGGCAGCTAAGTATGGCGACCGCGAAGCACTTATTTACAAAAACTTTGGCGGAAAAACATGGAAGTCTTGTTCTTGGAACCAATTCTCTGATGTTGTGAAACAAGTGTCGAATGCTATGCTCAGCCTGGGTGTAGGCGTTCAAGAGAATATCGGTGTGTTCTCACAGAACTCCGTCCAGTATCTTTTCACCGACTTTGGTGCTTGGGGCATACGTGCAGTCACCATTCCTTTTTATGCAACCAGTTCGGAGCAGCAAATCCAGTTCATGATCAATGATGCAAAGATTCGTTATATCTTTGTAGGCGAGAAAGAACAGTATGAGAAGACCCGTCGTGTCTTCGGTACCTGTAAGACCCTTGAGCGCATCATCGTTTTCGACCCCTCGGTAGAGTTGCCAGAAAACGATTCCACGGTGATGTCGTTCACCGACTTCCTGCGCATGGGCGAGGGGTTGCCGCATCAGACCGCTGTAGAACAATTGCAGCGTGAGGCAACAATGGATGATATAGCCAACATTCTCTATACCAGTGGCACAACTGGCAATTCCAAAGGTGTCATCCTCACCATGGGACAGTATCATGCAGCCATGCTTGCCAATCACAAGTGTGTGCCTGTCACCGATGCCGACCGCGTGCTCAACTTCCTTCCCTTCACCCATATCTTCGAGAAAGGTTGGAAGATTCTTTGTATCACTGTTGGTGCACGCCTGATCGTCAACACCTATCCCCAAGAAGTACAGAAGTCAATGCGTGAGACCCATCCCACCTGTATGTCCAGTGTGCCTCGTTTCTGGGAGAAGGTCTATCAGGGTGTTCAAGAGAAGATTGAGAGCAGTGGCGCTGTTCAGCGCACCCTCTTCAAGCATGCCCTTGCCATTGGCAAGAAACATAACATCACCTATCTTGCTGCCGGCAAGCAGCCCCCCTTGGCTTTGCGCTTAGAGTATGAGATGCTCAACAAGACCGTCTTCTCGTTGGTACGTAAGGAGTTGGGTCTTGAGAATGCACATTTCTTCCCCACGGCTGGTGCTGCCGTATCTGCTCATGTTGAAGAATTTGTCCATTCCATCGGTCTCAACATGGTTGTCGGCTATGGTCTCACCGAGAGCCTTGCCACCGTGACGTGCGATCATCTTGGCAAGCCGTTCCATGTCGGTTCCGTGGGTCATCCGATTGACGGAATTGATATCAAGATCAGTTCTGAGGGCGAGATTCTATTGAAGGGTCCTACCATCACTCGTGGCTATTACAACCGCGACGATATCACCCGCGAGTCGTTCACCGAGGATGGCTACTTCCGTACCGGTGATTCCGGCTATATCCAAGATGGCGAGTTGTTCCTCAAGGACCGTATCAAGGATCTTTTCAAGACCTCAAACGGTAAATACATCGCGCCCCAGATGATCGAGTCGAAATTGCTCGTTGACAAGTATATCGATCAGATTGCCATCATTGCCGACCAACGCAAGTTCGTTTCTGCGCTCATCATCCCAGAGTACAAGTTGCTTGAAGACTATGCCCGCGAGCACAATATCATCTTTAAGGATCGTGAAGACCTGTGTCGCAACCAGCAAATCTACCAAATGTTGATGGAGCGCATAGATACCCTGCAGCAGCAGTTGGCCCACTATGAGCAAGTGAAGCGGTTCACCCTGTTGCCTCACGGCTTCTCTATGGAGCGCGGCGAGCTTACCAACACTTTGAAGATAAAGCGTCGCGTGCTCAATGAGAACTATAAGAAGGAGATTGATGCGATGTATGCAGAATAG
- a CDS encoding phosphate acyltransferase — protein sequence MKTINSFEELVEHLVERHQRKKVAVVCPNDVSTLTAVMRAVDEGFIEALLVGCHEGVAKLVESYGEHAKLVEAANAEEAALKAVELVRNGQADVLMKGFLNTDTLLHAVLNKENGILPKGQVLTHITCAQIPGYKRLIYFTDAAVIPYPNKEQREAQLRYMLDTCRRMGIETPQVALINCSEKVNEKTFPFTAEYKELIAKANDGAFGTCVIDGPLDLKTSLSPAALHKKGIESPLDGQANALIFPDIQAGNVFYKTITLFSEATTAGILRGPIVPVVLPSRGDNGTSKYYSLAFAAI from the coding sequence ATGAAGACCATTAACAGTTTTGAAGAACTGGTAGAACACCTTGTAGAACGCCACCAAAGAAAGAAGGTGGCCGTAGTTTGTCCTAACGACGTATCAACCCTGACAGCGGTGATGAGGGCTGTGGACGAGGGATTTATAGAAGCGCTGCTCGTGGGATGCCACGAGGGGGTGGCTAAACTGGTGGAGTCATACGGTGAGCATGCGAAATTGGTGGAGGCTGCCAATGCCGAAGAGGCTGCACTGAAAGCTGTTGAACTGGTAAGAAACGGACAGGCGGACGTGCTGATGAAGGGGTTCCTGAATACCGACACGTTGCTACATGCTGTACTGAACAAGGAAAACGGCATTCTGCCGAAAGGACAGGTGCTGACACACATCACCTGCGCGCAGATACCAGGCTACAAGCGGCTGATATACTTTACGGATGCCGCTGTCATTCCCTACCCAAACAAGGAGCAAAGGGAGGCGCAACTGAGATACATGCTTGACACATGCCGACGCATGGGCATCGAAACGCCACAGGTGGCACTGATCAACTGTTCGGAGAAAGTGAACGAGAAAACGTTTCCGTTTACTGCGGAATATAAAGAACTGATAGCAAAAGCTAACGACGGAGCATTTGGCACTTGTGTCATTGACGGCCCTCTGGACCTGAAGACGTCACTGTCGCCGGCTGCTCTACATAAAAAAGGTATAGAATCGCCATTGGACGGGCAGGCTAATGCACTGATATTCCCTGACATACAAGCGGGCAACGTTTTTTATAAAACCATCACGCTGTTCAGCGAAGCAACGACAGCTGGCATCCTGCGTGGTCCGATTGTGCCTGTGGTATTACCATCGAGAGGCGACAATGGCACGTCGAAATATTATTCGTTGGCATTCGCTGCCATATAA
- the buk gene encoding butyrate kinase: protein MLILAINPGSTSTKMAVFENEKPMVLRSIQHSNEDLAAFDDVIEQMDYRKQLILNELKHINVPLKFDAVIGRGGLVKPIAGGVYEINQRMLDDTHNGIAMHNHACNLGCLIAYDIAKEIPGCRSFIADPGVVDEMNDYARISGSPLMNRICIWHALNQRAIARRFANEIGKRYEDLNLIICHLGGGISVAAHDHGRAVDCNNALDGEGPFSPERAGSLPAADLIRLCFSGKYTEKQLLKRIAGKAGLNAHLGTNNVVEIQQRIANGDKHAELILNAMIYHVAKNIAGLSAVLYGKIDAILLTGGMARSEYVISRIRERIEFLAPVYCFPGEDELEALAQNAYAVLQGKREVKTYE, encoded by the coding sequence ATGCTGATATTAGCTATAAACCCTGGATCGACATCGACAAAGATGGCTGTATTTGAAAACGAGAAGCCAATGGTGCTACGCAGCATCCAACACTCGAACGAAGACTTGGCTGCCTTTGACGATGTCATAGAACAGATGGACTACCGGAAGCAACTAATCCTGAATGAACTGAAACACATCAATGTGCCACTGAAATTTGATGCGGTGATAGGTCGTGGCGGATTGGTAAAACCCATTGCTGGTGGCGTCTATGAGATTAATCAACGAATGCTGGACGACACACATAATGGCATCGCCATGCACAACCATGCCTGCAACTTGGGCTGTCTGATTGCTTATGATATAGCCAAAGAGATACCTGGATGTCGCTCATTTATTGCAGACCCGGGCGTAGTGGATGAAATGAACGACTATGCTCGCATCAGTGGATCGCCACTGATGAACCGCATCTGCATCTGGCACGCACTTAATCAGCGTGCTATTGCGCGTAGATTTGCCAACGAAATAGGCAAGCGCTATGAGGACTTGAACTTGATTATCTGTCATCTTGGCGGCGGTATCTCTGTGGCAGCCCATGACCACGGACGGGCCGTGGACTGCAACAATGCTCTGGATGGAGAAGGCCCTTTCTCTCCCGAACGTGCCGGCAGCCTGCCTGCTGCCGACCTGATACGTCTTTGCTTCAGCGGGAAATACACCGAGAAGCAGTTGTTGAAGCGTATTGCTGGAAAGGCAGGACTGAATGCGCACCTGGGAACAAACAATGTGGTGGAGATCCAGCAGCGCATAGCCAACGGTGACAAACATGCGGAGCTGATTCTGAATGCGATGATTTATCATGTTGCGAAAAACATAGCAGGACTGAGCGCCGTGTTGTACGGTAAGATTGATGCGATACTGTTGACGGGCGGCATGGCAAGGTCGGAGTATGTGATCAGCCGCATACGTGAACGCATTGAGTTTCTGGCACCTGTCTATTGCTTCCCCGGCGAAGACGAACTGGAGGCGCTGGCACAAAATGCTTATGCCGTGCTGCAAGGCAAACGTGAAGTGAAGACTTACGAGTGA